One Solidesulfovibrio sp. DNA segment encodes these proteins:
- a CDS encoding DEAD/DEAH box helicase family protein, whose product MPGQTTEKAFESYVETILLEKAGWTRGDLASWDVEKALFPADVLAFLADSQPELWNKMRALHGAGLGALLIASLLKELDLKGALHVLRHGFKCHGKTLRLAYFKPAHGLNAAVQNLYAKNRLTVTRQVPCHPGRADTIDLLFAVNGLPVATCELKNPGTGQTWRHAVGQYMRDRDPTAPLFAFKKRALVHFAADPDEVHMTTRLQKDATYFLPFNRGSRPGAVACGAGNPPHPSGYRTGYLWEEVLARDSLLTIIGDYMFLERKEEKSDDGTGGKKRLVKEKLIFPRYHQLDAVGKLVAAARTEGTGHNYLIQHSAGSGKTNSISWLSHRLSSLHNTVDEKLYDCVIVITDRRVLDKQLQDAIYQIDHAQGVVKAIDQDSKQLTEALIDGTKIVVTTLQKFPFVLRGLLTAAGAESQDNASDEEKRQAKEWERAIAQRHYAIIVDEAHSSQTGETARELKAILGNRAKETEEGAITWEDRLNQVMESRGRQPNLSFFAFTATPKGKTIELFGRPGPSGKKESFHIYSMRQAIEEDFILDVLTNYTTYATYFKLIKAAEDDPRLPKKKAVRALAKFMSLHPHNIEQKTEVIVEHFRRSVRPRLNGRGKAMVVTSSRLHAVHYMLAFERYIAENRYTDIMPLVAFSGTVKDQETGLEYTEPGMNTDVMTGKPISEAQLPGRFASMDYNILLVAEKYQTGFDQPLLCAMYVDKRLDNVQAVQTLSRLNRKIPGKESPFVLDFRNEAENIYRAFKPYYDKTSLQEASDPSSLETLKHELDKSQVYYWSEVEAFARIFYKPVSNQNPRDHAAMEKWLQPAVDRFKAIPDEDAQQELRDTLSGYVKMYSFLSQIIPYTDPDLEMLYSFGRFLLPHLPLDHDGGAVTVRDEVGLRYYRLERVFSGAISLKEGDDPGVKSPTEVGTGKVKEESAPLSEIIKTLNERFGTKFTEKDRYFFMQLREKARHSDRIIKTVKANKDLDKFMLGIEKLISEYMIECIADDDAIATRYMEDAQFRGIVLPFLAKDIHETVTLDLALIDPQ is encoded by the coding sequence ATGCCCGGGCAAACCACAGAGAAGGCTTTCGAATCCTACGTGGAAACCATACTGCTCGAAAAGGCGGGCTGGACGCGGGGCGACCTCGCCTCCTGGGATGTGGAGAAAGCCCTGTTCCCGGCGGACGTGCTGGCTTTTTTGGCCGACTCCCAGCCAGAGTTGTGGAACAAGATGCGCGCCCTGCATGGCGCTGGCCTGGGAGCGCTCCTCATCGCCTCGCTGCTCAAGGAACTCGACCTCAAAGGAGCACTCCACGTTCTGCGCCACGGGTTCAAATGCCACGGCAAGACTCTTCGGCTGGCCTATTTCAAACCCGCCCATGGCCTCAACGCCGCAGTACAGAACCTTTACGCAAAGAACCGGCTCACCGTGACCCGGCAAGTTCCCTGTCACCCTGGCCGCGCCGACACCATCGACCTGCTCTTTGCCGTAAACGGCTTGCCCGTGGCCACCTGCGAACTGAAAAACCCGGGCACCGGCCAGACCTGGCGGCACGCCGTGGGCCAATACATGCGCGACCGTGACCCCACGGCCCCGCTTTTCGCGTTCAAGAAACGGGCACTCGTGCACTTCGCCGCCGACCCCGACGAAGTGCATATGACCACCCGTCTGCAAAAAGACGCCACCTATTTCCTGCCGTTCAACCGAGGCAGCCGGCCCGGAGCCGTCGCATGCGGCGCGGGTAACCCACCCCATCCTTCCGGGTATCGCACGGGCTACCTCTGGGAAGAAGTGCTCGCGCGGGACAGCCTGCTCACGATCATCGGCGACTACATGTTTCTGGAACGCAAGGAGGAAAAATCCGACGACGGCACCGGTGGGAAAAAACGCCTCGTAAAGGAAAAACTCATTTTCCCACGCTATCATCAGCTCGACGCCGTGGGAAAACTCGTCGCCGCCGCCCGCACTGAAGGCACAGGGCACAATTATCTTATCCAACATTCCGCCGGCAGCGGCAAAACTAACAGCATCTCCTGGTTGTCCCACCGACTGTCAAGCCTGCACAACACCGTTGACGAAAAGCTGTACGATTGCGTCATCGTCATCACGGATCGCCGCGTGCTCGACAAGCAGCTCCAAGACGCTATCTACCAGATCGACCACGCCCAGGGCGTGGTCAAAGCCATTGATCAGGATTCAAAACAGCTTACGGAAGCCCTCATCGACGGCACCAAGATCGTGGTAACAACGCTCCAGAAATTTCCGTTTGTGCTGCGAGGCCTGCTCACCGCCGCCGGAGCCGAAAGTCAGGACAACGCGTCCGATGAGGAAAAACGGCAGGCGAAGGAATGGGAGCGAGCCATTGCGCAACGACACTATGCGATCATCGTGGACGAAGCCCACTCCAGCCAGACGGGAGAAACCGCGCGCGAGCTCAAGGCCATACTGGGAAACAGGGCGAAGGAGACGGAAGAAGGCGCAATCACCTGGGAAGACCGTCTCAACCAAGTCATGGAGTCGCGCGGCCGACAGCCCAATTTGAGTTTTTTCGCCTTCACCGCAACACCAAAGGGCAAGACCATAGAACTATTTGGCCGTCCCGGACCAAGCGGCAAAAAGGAATCTTTCCACATCTACAGCATGCGCCAAGCCATCGAGGAAGACTTTATCCTCGACGTGCTGACCAACTACACGACATACGCCACGTATTTCAAGCTCATCAAGGCCGCCGAGGACGATCCAAGGTTGCCGAAGAAAAAGGCCGTGCGTGCTCTGGCCAAGTTCATGAGCCTACACCCGCACAATATCGAACAGAAAACAGAAGTGATCGTGGAACACTTCCGACGCAGCGTACGCCCTCGCCTCAACGGCCGGGGCAAGGCAATGGTGGTCACGTCTTCCCGCTTGCACGCCGTGCATTACATGTTGGCCTTTGAGCGCTACATCGCCGAGAATCGCTATACCGACATCATGCCCCTGGTCGCTTTCAGCGGCACGGTGAAAGATCAAGAAACAGGCCTGGAATATACCGAACCCGGCATGAATACAGATGTAATGACCGGCAAGCCCATAAGCGAGGCCCAGCTTCCGGGCCGGTTCGCTTCAATGGATTACAATATCCTGCTCGTGGCCGAAAAATACCAGACAGGCTTCGACCAACCACTCTTATGCGCCATGTACGTGGACAAGCGCCTGGATAATGTGCAGGCGGTACAGACGCTTTCCCGGCTCAACCGCAAGATTCCTGGCAAGGAAAGCCCATTTGTACTCGATTTTCGAAACGAGGCGGAAAATATCTACCGCGCTTTCAAACCGTACTACGACAAAACGAGTCTTCAGGAAGCGTCCGATCCCTCCAGCCTCGAAACGCTCAAACACGAACTCGATAAATCCCAAGTGTATTATTGGAGCGAGGTGGAGGCCTTCGCCAGGATTTTTTACAAGCCAGTTTCCAACCAAAATCCCCGCGACCACGCGGCTATGGAAAAATGGTTGCAACCAGCGGTAGACCGTTTCAAAGCCATCCCTGACGAGGATGCACAACAGGAGTTGCGCGACACACTCAGCGGCTATGTCAAGATGTACTCGTTTTTGAGTCAAATTATTCCTTATACAGACCCGGATTTGGAGATGCTCTACAGCTTCGGTCGGTTCCTTCTGCCGCACCTGCCGCTTGACCACGACGGCGGCGCTGTGACGGTCCGCGACGAAGTGGGGTTGCGGTACTACCGCCTTGAGCGCGTCTTCTCAGGAGCCATCAGCCTCAAGGAGGGCGACGATCCAGGCGTGAAGAGCCCAACAGAAGTCGGCACGGGCAAGGTCAAAGAAGAGAGCGCCCCGCTCTCCGAAATCATCAAAACGCTCAACGAACGATTTGGCACCAAGTTCACGGAAAAAGATCGCTACTTCTTCATGCAACTCAGGGAGAAAGCCCGTCACAGTGATCGCATTATTAAAACTGTAAAGGCGAATAAGGACTTAGACAAATTCATGCTAGGAATTGAAAAACTCATCTCAGAGTACATGATTGAATGCATTGCCGACGACGACGCGATTGCAACACGTTACATGGAGGACGCACAGTTCCGTGGCATCGTCCTACCATTTCTTGCAAAAGATATTCATGAAACCGTTACACTTGATTTGGCATTGATCGACCCTCAATAA
- the nifS gene encoding cysteine desulfurase NifS translates to MNPVYLDNNATTMVAPEVVEAMLPYLGQLYGNPSSMHSFGGQVGTALKKARADVAEVLGARPEEIIFTSCGSESDNTAILSALAAHPDKRHLVTTRVEHPAVLSLAKHLEEKGYEVTFLGVDERGRLDLEELGRAIRKDTAIVSVMYANNETGTIFPIPEIAALCKARGVLFHTDAVQAVGKVDIDLAKLPVDMLALSGHKLHAPKGVGVLYVRQGTPFRPFLIGGHQERGRRAGTENTAGIIALATAMKLAKDNIAAENTRVRALRDRLEAGILAKVPDCIVNGDPDHRLPNTSSIAFKYVEGEAILLMLDQFGICASSGSACTSGSLEPSHVLRAMGVPFTYAHGSIRFSLSRYTTEAEVDLVLETLPGVIETLRRMSPFREEAPVRPACTC, encoded by the coding sequence ATGAACCCGGTCTATCTCGACAACAACGCCACCACCATGGTGGCCCCGGAAGTGGTGGAGGCCATGCTTCCCTACCTGGGGCAGCTCTACGGCAACCCGTCGAGCATGCATTCCTTCGGCGGCCAGGTGGGCACGGCGCTGAAAAAGGCCCGGGCCGACGTGGCCGAGGTCCTCGGCGCCCGGCCCGAGGAGATCATCTTCACCTCCTGCGGCTCGGAATCCGACAACACGGCCATTTTAAGCGCCCTGGCCGCCCATCCGGACAAGCGCCACCTGGTCACCACCCGGGTGGAGCACCCGGCCGTCCTGAGCCTGGCCAAGCACCTGGAGGAAAAGGGCTACGAGGTCACCTTCCTCGGCGTGGACGAGCGGGGCCGGCTCGACCTCGAGGAGCTCGGCCGGGCGATCCGCAAGGACACGGCCATCGTCTCGGTCATGTACGCCAACAACGAGACCGGGACCATCTTTCCCATCCCGGAGATCGCGGCGCTGTGCAAGGCGCGCGGCGTGCTGTTTCACACCGACGCCGTCCAGGCCGTGGGCAAGGTGGACATCGACCTTGCGAAACTTCCCGTGGACATGCTGGCCCTGTCCGGCCACAAGCTCCACGCACCCAAGGGCGTGGGCGTGCTCTACGTCCGCCAGGGCACGCCGTTTCGGCCGTTCCTCATCGGCGGCCACCAGGAGCGCGGCCGTCGGGCCGGCACGGAAAACACCGCCGGCATCATCGCCCTGGCCACGGCCATGAAACTGGCCAAGGACAACATCGCCGCCGAGAACACCCGGGTCAGGGCCCTGCGCGACCGCCTGGAAGCGGGCATCCTGGCCAAGGTCCCGGACTGCATCGTCAACGGCGACCCGGATCACCGCCTGCCCAACACCTCCAGCATCGCCTTCAAGTACGTCGAGGGCGAGGCGATCCTTTTGATGCTCGACCAGTTCGGCATCTGCGCCAGCTCCGGCTCGGCCTGCACCTCCGGCAGCCTGGAGCCGTCCCACGTGCTGCGGGCCATGGGCGTGCCTTTCACCTATGCCCACGGCTCCATCCGGTTCAGCCTGTCGCGCTACACCACCGAGGCCGAGGTGGACCTCGTGCTCGAAACCTTGCCCGGGGTCATCGAGACCCTGCGCCGCATGTCGCCCTTCCGCGAGGAGGCGCCGGTCAGGCCGGCCTGCACCTGCTAG
- the murA gene encoding UDP-N-acetylglucosamine 1-carboxyvinyltransferase, with protein sequence MDKLRIRGGKPLAGAVRVSGSKNAALPILLAAPLLTKPTVIDNVPRLRDIHTTLKLLDILGCPSTFEDNTVRLEPPTGLNPEAPYDLVRTMRASVLVLGPLLARTGQARVALPGGCAIGARPVNLHLTALEKLGATFNLEAGYIEGRCDKLTGARIVFDFPTVGGTENLLMAASLAEGTTTLENAAREPEVADLADFLNAMGAKITGHGTSVITIEGVPQLGGGSYRIMPDRIEAATYMMAAAITDGELHIECCPFMELDAVVSKLREMGVQVEATNAGVLVRRREQLVGVDVATQPYPGFPTDVQAQIMALMCVAMGAGSIRETIFENRFMHVQELVRLGAQIRISAQNAFIRGVKSLTGAPVMASDLRASASLVLAGLAARGETLIQRVYHLDRGYEAVEVKLRNVGADIERLP encoded by the coding sequence ATGGACAAACTGCGCATCCGGGGCGGAAAGCCCCTCGCCGGCGCCGTGCGCGTCAGCGGCTCCAAAAACGCCGCCCTGCCCATCCTGCTCGCCGCGCCGCTTCTGACCAAGCCGACCGTCATCGACAACGTCCCGCGCCTGCGCGACATCCATACCACCCTCAAACTCCTCGACATCCTCGGCTGCCCCTCCACCTTCGAGGACAACACCGTCCGCCTGGAGCCGCCCACCGGCCTCAACCCCGAAGCCCCCTACGACCTCGTGCGCACCATGCGCGCCTCGGTGCTGGTGCTCGGCCCCCTGCTCGCCCGCACCGGCCAGGCCCGGGTGGCCCTGCCCGGCGGCTGCGCCATCGGCGCCCGCCCCGTCAATTTGCACCTGACCGCCCTGGAAAAACTCGGCGCCACCTTCAACCTGGAAGCCGGCTACATCGAGGGCCGCTGCGACAAGCTCACCGGCGCGCGCATCGTCTTCGACTTCCCCACCGTGGGCGGCACGGAAAACCTGCTCATGGCCGCGAGCCTGGCCGAGGGCACCACCACCCTCGAAAACGCCGCCCGCGAGCCCGAAGTGGCCGACCTGGCCGATTTCTTGAACGCCATGGGCGCGAAAATCACCGGCCACGGCACCTCGGTCATCACCATCGAGGGCGTGCCGCAACTGGGCGGCGGCAGCTACCGCATCATGCCCGACCGCATCGAGGCCGCCACCTACATGATGGCCGCGGCCATCACCGACGGCGAGCTGCACATCGAATGCTGCCCGTTCATGGAGCTCGACGCCGTGGTTTCGAAGCTGCGCGAGATGGGCGTGCAGGTGGAGGCCACCAACGCCGGGGTGCTGGTGCGCCGCCGGGAACAGCTGGTCGGCGTGGACGTGGCCACCCAGCCCTATCCCGGCTTCCCCACCGACGTGCAGGCGCAGATCATGGCGCTGATGTGCGTGGCCATGGGCGCGGGCTCCATCCGCGAGACCATTTTCGAAAACCGCTTCATGCATGTCCAGGAACTGGTCCGCCTGGGGGCGCAGATCCGCATCTCCGCCCAGAACGCCTTCATTCGCGGCGTCAAGAGCCTGACCGGCGCGCCGGTCATGGCCTCCGACCTGCGGGCCAGCGCCTCGCTGGTCCTGGCCGGACTGGCCGCCCGGGGCGAGACCCTCATCCAGCGCGTCTACCACCTGGACCGGGGCTACGAGGCCGTGGAAGTCAAACTGCGCAACGTCGGCGCGGACATCGAACGGCTGCCCTGA
- a CDS encoding DUF190 domain-containing protein produces the protein MAEYAEVELLRVYCGESDRTDGRPVHEVLVELARRHGAAGATVLRGVLGFGAGSLVHTAKLLRLSEDLPMVVEIVDRPERIEALVPRIEAATKGGLITRQRLVAHFHCPVRVRDVMAADVATVRADTPLPRVVDLLVAKGVKAVPVLDAKGRVVGIVTGGDLLSRGGMEARLSLQDALTEEARQEERERLSNRTASDVMTAPVATISDRAGLREAAQLMIKKGLKRLPALDAAGELVGIVSRADILRSAADLSPAAEALPRFTAGLFQLARDVMFTDVPTAGPDTPLPEVVSRLVASPLRRVVVVDAANKVLGLVLDSDLLRRCGPGRKPGLLRALFGFGQNDEAACPLGTAAEVMVAGVHTVPEDASLMDVLHKMLAAKVKRLVVVDDHGRLLGMVDREAVLRVIAGV, from the coding sequence ATGGCCGAATATGCCGAAGTCGAACTGCTGCGGGTGTACTGCGGCGAATCCGACCGCACGGACGGGCGGCCCGTCCACGAGGTTCTGGTGGAACTGGCGCGTCGGCACGGCGCGGCCGGGGCGACGGTGCTGCGCGGCGTGCTGGGCTTCGGGGCCGGCAGCCTGGTGCACACGGCCAAGCTCCTGCGCCTGTCCGAGGACCTGCCCATGGTGGTGGAGATCGTGGACCGGCCCGAGCGCATCGAGGCGCTTGTACCGCGCATCGAGGCCGCGACCAAGGGCGGACTCATCACCCGCCAGCGCCTTGTGGCCCATTTCCACTGCCCGGTTCGGGTGCGCGACGTCATGGCGGCGGACGTGGCCACGGTGCGGGCGGACACGCCCCTGCCCCGGGTGGTGGACCTGCTGGTGGCCAAGGGGGTCAAGGCCGTGCCGGTCCTCGACGCCAAGGGCCGGGTGGTGGGCATCGTCACGGGCGGCGACCTGCTGTCGCGCGGCGGCATGGAGGCCCGGCTCTCGCTCCAGGACGCCCTGACCGAGGAGGCGCGCCAAGAGGAACGCGAAAGGCTCTCCAACCGCACGGCCAGCGACGTCATGACCGCGCCGGTGGCGACCATAAGCGACCGGGCCGGCCTGCGCGAAGCGGCCCAACTCATGATCAAAAAGGGGCTCAAGCGCCTGCCGGCCCTGGACGCGGCCGGGGAGCTGGTGGGCATCGTCAGCCGGGCCGACATCCTGCGCTCGGCGGCCGACCTGTCCCCGGCGGCCGAGGCCCTGCCCCGGTTCACGGCCGGGCTGTTCCAACTGGCCCGCGACGTCATGTTCACCGACGTGCCGACGGCCGGGCCGGACACGCCCCTGCCCGAGGTGGTGTCCCGGCTCGTGGCCTCGCCGCTGCGCCGGGTGGTGGTGGTGGACGCCGCGAACAAGGTGCTCGGCTTGGTGCTCGACAGCGACCTGTTGCGCCGTTGCGGCCCGGGGCGCAAACCGGGCCTGCTGCGGGCGCTGTTCGGCTTCGGCCAAAACGACGAAGCCGCCTGCCCCCTGGGCACGGCGGCCGAGGTCATGGTCGCGGGCGTGCACACCGTGCCCGAGGACGCCTCGCTCATGGACGTGCTGCACAAGATGCTGGCCGCCAAGGTCAAGCGGCTGGTCGTGGTCGACGACCACGGCAGGCTGCTCGGCATGGTGGACCGCGAAGCCGTGCTGCGGGTCATCGCCGGCGTGTAA
- the proC gene encoding pyrroline-5-carboxylate reductase, producing the protein MAAVIGFLGAGNMGAAIIKGLADVAAVSALAFDLDTAKVDALAGAGLAQKAPTPQALAAGSDYLVLCVKPQYLAAAMETLAPHLKAGTVVCSIVAGVTMARLRELTGGKCPVVRVMPNTPALVGAGQFALCLDDPDLPAEAKAFVEELFAKLGRTYVLHEKFFDAFTGLAGSGPAYVLYFMEALIESGVYMGFPRDKAADIVTGLFAGTAKLAAKSGNHPSLLREMVTSPAGTTIEALMHLDRQAVRAAIIDAAVASRDRSKKLGG; encoded by the coding sequence ATGGCCGCCGTCATCGGTTTTCTCGGCGCGGGCAACATGGGCGCGGCCATCATCAAGGGCCTGGCCGACGTTGCCGCCGTCTCGGCCCTGGCCTTCGACCTGGACACGGCCAAGGTGGACGCCCTGGCGGGCGCCGGCCTGGCCCAAAAGGCCCCGACCCCGCAAGCCCTGGCGGCGGGCAGCGACTACCTGGTCCTGTGCGTCAAGCCGCAGTACCTCGCGGCCGCCATGGAGACCCTGGCCCCGCACCTCAAAGCCGGCACCGTGGTCTGCTCCATCGTGGCCGGCGTGACCATGGCCCGGCTGCGGGAACTGACGGGGGGGAAATGCCCGGTGGTGCGGGTGATGCCCAACACCCCGGCCCTGGTCGGCGCCGGCCAGTTCGCCCTGTGCCTGGACGACCCGGACCTGCCGGCCGAGGCGAAAGCCTTCGTGGAAGAGCTTTTCGCCAAGCTCGGCCGCACCTACGTCCTGCACGAAAAATTCTTCGACGCCTTCACGGGCCTGGCCGGTTCCGGCCCGGCCTACGTGCTCTACTTCATGGAGGCGCTCATCGAATCGGGCGTGTACATGGGCTTTCCCCGGGACAAGGCGGCGGACATCGTCACCGGCCTTTTCGCGGGCACGGCCAAACTGGCGGCCAAATCCGGCAACCACCCGAGCCTGTTGCGCGAAATGGTCACCTCCCCGGCCGGCACCACCATCGAGGCGCTCATGCACCTCGACCGCCAGGCCGTACGGGCGGCGATCATCGACGCGGCCGTGGCCTCGCGGGACCGCTCCAAGAAACTCGGCGGCTGA
- a CDS encoding CrcB family protein, with product MLEKLGLIALAGAAGTLARYWLSGFVYDLVGRDFPWGTAVVNILGCFLFGLFWELGEDRMLLRTEARVIILTGFMGAFTTFSTFIFESGGYLEDGRWLPALANVTFQTVIGFAALFGGLILGRMF from the coding sequence ATGCTGGAAAAACTCGGGCTCATCGCCCTGGCCGGGGCCGCCGGAACCCTGGCCCGCTACTGGCTTTCCGGCTTCGTCTACGACCTGGTCGGCCGGGATTTCCCCTGGGGCACGGCGGTGGTCAACATCCTGGGCTGTTTCCTGTTCGGGCTTTTCTGGGAACTGGGCGAGGACCGGATGCTGCTGCGCACCGAGGCCCGCGTCATCATCCTCACGGGGTTCATGGGCGCCTTCACCACGTTTTCCACGTTCATTTTCGAAAGCGGCGGATACCTGGAGGACGGGCGCTGGCTGCCGGCCCTGGCCAACGTGACCTTCCAGACCGTGATCGGTTTCGCCGCGCTTTTCGGCGGCCTGATCCTCGGGCGGATGTTCTAA
- the ndk gene encoding nucleoside-diphosphate kinase — MERTLSIIKPDAVSRNLAGAILKMIQDAGLKVVAVKMIQLTKAQAEGFYAVHKERPFFASLVDFMISGPVVVSILEGDDAIARYRTLMGATNPEKAEAGTIRKTYALDIEKNSVHGSDAPETAAFETAYFFSALEMVG, encoded by the coding sequence ATGGAGCGCACCCTTTCCATCATCAAGCCCGACGCCGTTTCCCGCAACCTGGCCGGGGCCATCCTCAAAATGATCCAGGACGCCGGCCTCAAGGTCGTGGCCGTCAAGATGATCCAGCTGACCAAGGCGCAGGCCGAGGGCTTCTACGCCGTGCACAAGGAACGGCCGTTCTTCGCCAGCCTGGTCGATTTCATGATCTCCGGCCCGGTGGTCGTGTCCATCCTCGAAGGCGACGACGCCATCGCCCGCTACCGCACGCTCATGGGCGCCACCAACCCGGAAAAGGCCGAGGCAGGCACCATCCGCAAGACCTACGCCCTGGACATCGAGAAAAATTCCGTCCACGGCTCCGACGCCCCGGAAACCGCCGCCTTCGAGACCGCCTACTTCTTCAGCGCCCTGGAAATGGTGGGTTAG
- a CDS encoding L-serine ammonia-lyase gives MPAIDLSVFDLFKIGPGPSSSHTIGPMRAGADFLGFVRGLPPQALAAAGRIAVTLYGSLAATGRGHGTDRAVLAGLLGELPERCPPDFLDGLARDPDKPRRLDLGPTALEVSARDVTFGPVAHDLGCPNTLRLQLLGRGEPAPVLAERLYCSVGGGFVRVVGAPDTPRPAPVHAYETMADIKRIVAEHDIGLTKLLLENEAAISGLGRSAILAGLDGVLSAMDAAVAAGLATSGLLPGPLGLARKAATLFERAGRSRRQPHESHLAKLMAYAFAAAEENAAGHVVVTAPTCGASGILPATARFMRQHLELPEHSIREGLLAAAAVGFLAKHNATIAGAEGGCQAEVGVAAAMAAAMLAHGAGFGVRVVENAAETALEHHLGLTCDPVGGYVQIPCIERNAIGAVKAYAAYLIASDEMLAHHKVGLDQAIAAMRATGRDMHCNYKETAQGGLALSVITC, from the coding sequence TTGCCCGCCATCGACCTGAGCGTTTTCGATCTGTTCAAGATCGGCCCCGGGCCGTCGAGCTCCCACACCATCGGCCCCATGCGCGCCGGCGCCGATTTTCTGGGCTTTGTGCGCGGCCTGCCGCCGCAGGCGCTCGCCGCCGCCGGCCGCATCGCGGTCACCCTCTACGGGAGCCTGGCGGCCACGGGGCGCGGCCACGGCACGGACCGGGCCGTGCTGGCCGGACTTCTGGGAGAGCTGCCCGAGCGCTGCCCGCCGGATTTCCTGGACGGCCTGGCCCGCGACCCCGACAAGCCCCGGCGGCTGGACCTTGGCCCGACCGCCCTGGAGGTCAGCGCCCGGGACGTGACTTTCGGGCCGGTGGCCCACGACCTGGGCTGCCCCAACACCTTGCGCCTGCAACTCCTCGGCCGGGGCGAGCCGGCGCCGGTGCTGGCCGAGCGCCTGTACTGCTCCGTTGGCGGCGGCTTCGTGCGCGTCGTCGGGGCGCCGGACACCCCGCGCCCGGCGCCGGTCCATGCCTACGAAACCATGGCCGACATCAAGCGGATCGTGGCCGAGCACGACATCGGCCTGACCAAGCTCCTGCTGGAAAACGAGGCGGCCATAAGCGGCCTGGGGCGATCGGCGATCCTGGCCGGCCTCGACGGCGTGCTTTCGGCCATGGACGCGGCCGTGGCCGCCGGGCTGGCCACCAGCGGCCTCCTGCCCGGCCCCCTGGGCCTGGCCCGCAAGGCGGCGACCCTTTTCGAACGCGCCGGACGCTCCCGGCGCCAGCCCCACGAAAGCCACCTGGCCAAGCTCATGGCCTACGCCTTTGCCGCGGCCGAGGAAAACGCCGCCGGCCATGTCGTGGTCACGGCCCCGACCTGCGGCGCCTCGGGCATCCTGCCGGCCACGGCCCGGTTCATGCGCCAGCATCTGGAACTGCCCGAGCATTCCATCCGCGAGGGCTTGCTCGCCGCCGCGGCCGTCGGCTTCCTGGCCAAGCACAACGCCACCATCGCCGGGGCCGAGGGCGGCTGCCAGGCCGAGGTCGGCGTGGCCGCGGCCATGGCCGCCGCGATGCTCGCCCACGGCGCGGGTTTCGGCGTGCGGGTGGTGGAAAACGCGGCCGAGACCGCCCTGGAGCACCACCTGGGCCTGACCTGCGATCCGGTGGGCGGCTACGTCCAGATCCCCTGCATCGAGCGCAACGCCATCGGCGCGGTCAAGGCCTATGCCGCCTACCTCATCGCCTCCGACGAGATGCTCGCCCACCACAAGGTCGGCCTCGACCAGGCCATCGCCGCCATGCGGGCCACGGGCCGGGACATGCACTGCAATTACAAGGAAACGGCCCAGGGGGGCCTGGCCCTAAGCGTCATCACCTGCTGA
- the nifU gene encoding Fe-S cluster assembly protein NifU: protein MWEYTDKVRDHFLHPRNVGSLEGANAVGEVGSLACGDALKLFLKINDAGVIEDATFQTFGCASAIASSSVLTELLKGKTVEEARKLTNKDIADYLGGLPKEKMHCSVMGQEALEAALAAYLGEKAPQHEPEGELVCKCFGVYDGQIRRAIRENGLTTVEEVTDFTKAGGGCGDCKEKLQAILDEELGKAPPAAPEPVAAKPLTNLERMRRVAQVMDEEIRPNLKKDGGDIELVDIDGKTVLVALRGACKGCPVSNVTLTDFVQKRLQELVEPDITVREAGK from the coding sequence ATGTGGGAGTATACGGACAAGGTCAGGGATCATTTTCTGCATCCCCGAAACGTGGGCAGCCTGGAGGGCGCCAACGCCGTGGGCGAAGTCGGATCGCTGGCTTGCGGCGACGCGCTCAAGCTCTTTCTCAAGATCAATGATGCCGGCGTCATCGAGGACGCGACGTTCCAGACGTTCGGTTGCGCCTCGGCCATCGCCTCCAGCTCGGTGCTCACGGAACTGCTCAAGGGCAAGACCGTCGAGGAGGCCAGAAAGCTCACCAACAAGGACATCGCCGACTACCTGGGCGGGCTGCCCAAGGAAAAGATGCACTGCTCGGTCATGGGCCAGGAAGCCCTGGAAGCGGCCCTGGCCGCCTACCTGGGCGAGAAGGCCCCACAGCACGAGCCCGAGGGCGAACTGGTGTGCAAGTGCTTCGGCGTCTACGACGGCCAGATCCGCCGGGCCATCCGCGAAAACGGCCTGACCACGGTCGAGGAGGTCACGGATTTCACGAAAGCCGGCGGCGGCTGCGGCGACTGCAAGGAGAAATTGCAGGCCATCCTGGACGAGGAGCTGGGCAAGGCCCCGCCGGCCGCGCCCGAACCCGTGGCCGCCAAGCCCCTGACCAACCTCGAACGCATGCGCCGGGTGGCCCAGGTCATGGACGAGGAGATCCGGCCCAACCTCAAAAAGGACGGCGGCGACATCGAGCTGGTGGACATCGACGGCAAGACGGTGCTGGTCGCCCTGCGCGGGGCCTGCAAGGGCTGCCCGGTCAGCAACGTGACGCTGACCGATTTCGTGCAAAAGCGCCTGCAGGAGCTGGTGGAACCCGACATCACGGTCAGGGAGGCGGGCAAATGA